From one Babylonia areolata isolate BAREFJ2019XMU chromosome 35, ASM4173473v1, whole genome shotgun sequence genomic stretch:
- the LOC143277969 gene encoding dymeclin-like, translated as MGAAGSSLSELGSNEYLKRLSGLEPINPMDPFWNQLLSFSFLIPVTSADARLLEESTAQIARTFAINNCHTGNLQALLHNFLIRATELKASAQCEDNIFIWQTYNSLFIIRCLCKYFVEHLSEELLVQQFDCRPPNPDGTPADDTDDEIGGQIEKFISALVELLVDVPVLNFTYALHLESLNMLLVLLSIQMFQPQPATQFKIYHYLMHGKCAIHAPLLVKVLLWNYINQEKCPPELYRASEEAGFLSSVTSTLASSLWSVMTLGMGGKEKKEEGAEPGETLLANQSLLLLLVLTNHCTLDRGGGANPFRQALFSFTDSNSDVGAGPSQVTATFRLDYGKVYGTLSSTLHDDQTTLLLYLLIHQNTGMKAYILSRTNIDILVLPLLKILYQAQERNSHHIYMALIILLVLTEDDVFNKAVHEITLKNVSWFKERTLTEITLGGLLILVVIRTIQFNMTRMRDKYLHTNCLAALANMSAHFTNLHAFVAQKIISLFSQLCKRHARLVEQLRSSAMMEGASEGGVESDGGDAQQDHLQDLGVLEEVLRMVLEIVNSCLTHSLHHNPHLLYTLLYQRQLFQPFRAHPTFQDIVQNIDTVLTYFSARLEKNGSSSNMSPQQVLDIIKEGSKQFRRDRLKKFPELKFKYVEEESPEEFFIPYIWSLVYHSSNLYFNPSRILLFSLASSSPHHHHHSAANGPALPTS; from the exons ATGGGTGCTGCAGGCAGCAGTCTGAGCGAGCTGGGCAGCAACGAGTACCTGAAGCGTCTGTCCGGGCTGGAGCCCATCAACCCGATGGACCCCTTCTGGAACCAGctcttgtccttctccttcctcaTCCCTGTCACCAG cgctGATGCCAGGCTGCTGGAGGAATCAACGGCGCAGATAGCACGGACCTTTGCCATCAACAACTGCCACACGGGCAACCTTCAGGCACTGCTTCACAACTTTCTGATCCGCGCCACAGAGCTGAAGGCGTCCGCCCAGTGCGAGGa CAACATCTTCATCTGGCAGACGTACAACTCGCTGTTCATCATCCGCTGTCTGTGCAAGTACTTTGTGGAGCACCTGTCGGAGGAGCTGCTGGTTCAGCAGTTTGATTGCCGACCCCCGAACCCTGACG GAACCCCGGCTGACGACACAGATGATGAGATCGGTGGTCAGATAGAGAAGTTCATCTCCGCTCTTGTGGAGTTGCTGGTCGACGTTCCAGTGTT GAATTTCACATATGCTCTTCACCTGGAGAGCCTGAacatgctgctggtgctgctgtccaTCCAGATGTTCCAGCCTCAGCCGGCCACCCAGTTCAAGATCTACCACTACCTGATGCACGGCAAGTG TGCCATCCACGCTCCACTGCTGGTGAAGGTGTTGCTGTGGAACTACATCAACCAGGAGAAGTGTCCCCCCGAGCTGTACCGCGCCAGTGAGGAGGCCGGCTTCCTCTCCTCCGTCACCTCCACCCTCGCCT CCAGCCTGTGGTCGGTGATGACGCTGGGGATGGGgggcaaggagaagaaggaggagggggcggagccCGGGGAGACGCTGCTGGCCAATCagagcctgctgctgctgctggtgctgaccAATCACTGCACGCTGGACCGGGGGGGCGGGGCCAACCCCTTCCGCCAGGCCCTCTTCTCCTTCACCGACTCCAACT CGGACGTGGGGGCAGGGCCGAGTCAGGTGACAGCCACCTTCCGACTGGACTACGGGAAGGTGTACGGGACGCTGAGCTCCACCCTGCACGACGACCAGACCACGCTGCTGCTGTACCTCCTCATCCACCAGAACACCGGCATGAAGGCCTACATCCTGTCCAGGACCAACATAGACATCCTG gtgttgCCGTTGCTGAAGATCCTGTACCAAGCCCAGGAGCGGAACTCTCACCACATCTACATGGCCCTCATCATTCTCCTGGTGCTCACAGAGGACGATGTCTTCAACAAGGCTGTCCATGAGATT acccTGAAGAACGTCAGCTGGTTCAAGGAGAGGACCCTGACGGAGATCACGCTGGGGGGACTGCTCATCCTGGTGGTGATCCGCACAATCCAGTTCAACATGACACGCATgagg gacaAGTACCTGCACACCAACTGCCTGGCAGCTCTGGCCAACATGTCAGCCCACTTCACCAACCTGCACGCCTTTGTGGCCCAGAAAATCATCAG CCTGTTTTCCCAGCTGTGCAAGCGTCACGCGCGACTGGTGGAACAGCTGAGGAGCTCAGCCATGATGGAGGGGGCCAgcgaagggggggtggagagtgacgGGGGGGATGCTCAGCAAGACCAT TTGCAGGACCTGGGGGTGCTGGAAGAGGTGCTGCGTATGGTGCTGGAGATTGTCAACTCGTGCCTGACCCACTCCCTGCACCACAACCCACACCTGCTCTACACCCTCCTCTACCAGCGACAGCTCTTCCAGCCTTTCCGCGCCCACCCCACCTTCCAGGACATAGTGCAGAACATCGACACC GTGTTGACCTACTTCTCGGCACGCCTGGAGAagaacggcagcagcagcaacatgtcCCCCCAGCAGGTGCTGGACATCATCAAGGAAGGGTCCAAACAGTTCCGCAGGGACAGGCTGAAG